The window GCGCCGCCCGCCACTTTCGTAAAAGAAGGCCGCGCCGGCGCGGGCATGAGCTGCGCCGACCCGGGAATGGCCCCGCACGCCGGAAATGTGTCGATCTCCGCGCAGAATCCGCACACATTCGCCGCGAATGGAACGACATTCACGTCAAAAGAGACTCCATTCGGAAGCGAAGTCTACCCCTCCGGCCCGAAAATGTCGGAATCCGGAGCGAAAAAGACGATATTCGCCCCGAATATCACACTTTTTGCGACGAAAAGTGGGTTATTTGCGCGGACACATGCCGCGGCCGAGGCGCCATTGCAGCGCCACGCAAGGTCTCAATCCCGCGCCGATCACCAGGCGCGTAACCGTTCCAATTTGCCGGCTCGATCATGAACCAAGCAGAAGTTGCACGAAGCTGCTCACATCAGAGCCGCTCAGGCTCAGGTCGGCATTTGTATCCGCAAGATCGATGTTGCAGCTCGGATACACTGCGAGATAAGCGTCCTTATCCAGCAGCGCCAGCACGAACGGATCGATATCGCCCGGATCAAGAACACCATCGCAGTTCATGTCGCCGAGAATCGGTCCGGGGACAACGCCCCAGATCTCAACATCGTCGATATTCCAGCCGGAATAGGTGATCGACGAATCGGTCGGCCCCATACCCCATCGGACATAAACCGACGGCCGCCCATCGGCGATCGCCGAAATGCTGTAGGACTGAAGCGACCATTCGGTTTCCGCCAGCGCGGCGCCCGTGTGATCCCAGACGTTCGTCCAGGTCGAACCATTGTTGGACACCTGAATGTTCGCGTGGTCATACGTCGCGGATTCCACGCCAAGCCAGCGCCGGAATTTGAGCGCCACATCGCTCGCGCCGCTGCAGTTGATGGCCGTGGTGGTTAGATAAAGTGTCGAACTCATGCTGTTCGGATAGTCACCCGACAGGTTGTACCCATACACATTTACTCCTGTGAACCCTGCCAGCGGATCCGGATTGTGCGATCCTTGTCCAAGCGGTTGTCCAAACTGCCACTGCCCCGTCGTTGTCCAGCCCGGATTCGTATCGAGCGGGAATTGATAAAGACGCTGCGGCCCACCGACACTAATTGACACGGTAGCGATCTCCGAAGAGCCGGTCGCCACATCGTACACACGATAGGTGAACTGATCGGGTCCCTGGTATCCGTTTGCCGCGCGATAGCGAAGCAATCGACCATGGTCGATCAACTCATACGGAACCGCCGGGACGAGCATTGCAGCCTCCACGTCCAGTATGACACCATGCTGTGGCAGCGACTCAATTACGAATGCCAGTGGTTCGGCACTCTCAGTCTCTCCGGAAAGCTCGAACAGGACCGGCAAATTGACGGAAGTCTGGACTGACACATCGTGCGCGAGCGGTGGGCAGATATCCCCGAGCGGTAGAATGCGAAGCGTCCAGCCGTTTAAGGTGCCCGTGTCGCCGCCGGCCTGATCGGCAACCGTAAGCGTCCATGTCCCGAAGGCCGATTCGCGAATGAAGTTCGCAAGTACGCCCGGCCCGTCAGGAGCGAGGCCTTCGTCATCGTAGGTGACCACAAGATTGTCTGTGCCGCCGCCGGTGCGATTATGCAACGCGACAACCGTGCCGCGAGGCGACTGCAAGCGAATCAGCAGGTCCCCGATGTAGGTGTGGGTGATGTTGACATCCACATTAACATCGCCCACGCAGACCTGCTGATCCACGTTCAACACGCTCGCAGCCGTCGCATTGTCGAGGATTGGTTTCGGCACATCCATCGAACTGAAGGCAAATCGACCGACTTCGAGATACACATCGCGAAAAGCGTCCCCGATGTGGTTCGTCTGATTGATGAAACTCACGCGGGCGCTGTGAATGCCGATCGGCAGCGAAGCCGTCTCCGGACTGAGTCCGATCGTGATCGGAATCGATTCGCCGGGCTGTAGCGTCCCCGTTGAGTCGCCCCGCTGCACATACAACCAGTCACTCGGCGCGACTTCATATTCGATCGGATTGTCACTGACGTTTCGCAACGTGAATTCGAAAAGCGCCGGCGCGAACGGTCCGCCTTCCGGCCCCGCGCTGCGAATCTCTCCCGAAGGGCTTACTCGAAGCGCAGCCTCTGCCTCGACAATGTACAGGCTGGGGTCACCCATGAGGTTGTACATTTCGAAGTACCGGCGGGTTGTCGAACCGGCGCCCATCTGCGTCAGGTATCGCGCCCGGGCCTGATTGAAGCTCAACCCGATCTCGCGGATGTAATCGTCAAACAGAACGGAAAACAAAGTGCGCTGCAGCACGTCGTCCTCGGTCCAGTAGCTGTTCACGGACGAAGCCCAGATGGCGGCCGCACCCTTGTGGGGCGCGAGAAGCCAGGTCTCGCTGAAGCACTCGGTCTGCGTGTAGTTTCCCGTCACGCAGGCGAAGCTGCACACGAACGAATACATGCCCGCGTTGAAAAGGCCGTTTACGTCGGCCTGAGTGAACGGAGGGCCGTCAGCCCATTCGAAGTCGCCGCCATGACCGCTGTAAATTCCGTACAGGCGACCGGCATTGAACGCATTTCGAACTTGTTGGGTCGTCGCATTGTAGGTATGTGAGTAGAGGCGATCGGACTCGATATTGAAAGGATCCATGTAGTTCGTGATGCAATACTCATGCGTGCCCTCGGACACCGTGTAGTTGTCCTGAGATGCCATGAACACGGCACGCGACAGATAGGTCGGGTCCGCGAGAGGCCCATTCTCAAAATAGAGCGTCTTCTCTATTACATCCGCAAGCTGCGCTGAGCTGCGAACCGGAAACCGGCCGATCGCAATGTCCGGGTACCAATCCGCTGCGCCGTCCATGCACGTATAAGGCAGATCCGTCGGTGGCGCGCCATCGCCGCCGCCGGTCCAGTTCGGGATGGTGTTGGTATCGCCGATCAGCAGAACAAAGTCCGGCCGATTCTCCGGCGATGCATACTGGTTTTGAATGTATGTCTTGATCTGCGCCGCAGTCGCACCAGGGGCGGCAATATAAACAAACACCTTGTTCCCCTGTGCTTCCTTCGCATTCACGAATTCAGCAATGTCACCGGCAAACGCGTTCGCAACGACAATCAGGAAGTTCTTTCCCGGATCGCGGGGGAGGCCCTCGGGCGACGGATTCAATACAACGCGATCAAGTCCGCCCGGCAAAGCCTCCTGGGTGGTTCCCGGCGCGACCCCACCGAAGGAAATCTCAATCGCAAGTTCGGGATAGACCCGCACGGTCTGTCGCACCGGGTTGTAGGCCACCGGCCGCACCTCAACGAGCATCAGACGCCGACTCGATGCCATGCCGGCCTCGGATAACGAAATCCGTTCTGTCGGTAGATCGGCATCCGCCCCATAGATTGCCGCGTCCGGTGCAAGCCGCGCGGCATCGGCAGCCCCGGGAAGCTTGGGTATCGGCGCGCGCACGGGTTCGACACGGAAAGCGCCGCCCAATACCGACGCCTCTATCAATGTCGGCTCAACCGAAATCGTCGCCGACGCAGTGACAACGGCATTCTCCGGCACGACGATCAGTCGCCGAAACACTGGAATGGCCGGCTCGCCTTCCTGTCCGAAAACCGCGGCGTCCGGCCAATTGATGCGTACGAATTCGCCATCTGCGGATTTGAACGATGTCACGCGAATCCCTGGCGTGCGAACCGTAAATCGAAGCACGGCCGCGGTATTCTCCGCAACGAGCGCCGCGGGACGCTGGGCGGAATCCGGCGGCGGCGTGTCCGCCTTCGCGGGAGCTGAAGCAGAAATCCAGTGATCAGCCTTCACCGGCACAATGACCGCAAAGAGCATGATCACAACCGAACTCAATCCGACAGGTATCAATCGTGTGGTAGACATGCCGTAACTCCTCTTGGCCACGAATGGCGTGAGTACGCGCGTCTGCCACTGCCGAGAATTGCAAGTCGCGAGAATGACCTGAGAAATTAACCGCACCGACCACCAGTCATTTCGGGCACAGAAATTGAACGCCAGTTGCTCAGGCGCGCAAGGAAATGGGTGCAGTCAGCGATATTGAATTCCCGGCAAATCGCGTGCCGTTGGATCCTTACGCGATTCGGAAACGGGCGAACTTTCAAAGAAACATAGACATGAGAATCAACCTCCGGACCTTTCCCGGAAGCCGCGAAACATCGGGCAATGAGAGATCTCGGGAATCACCGAAATCGCCTGCAAGATTCCTTCAATGAGTTGGGCCCCCGACATCACCGTGGATCAGTGCGCCGTCGCCTCAAACCTTGGAGACACTTCGATCACTCCACCCGATCGGACCGGACCAGTGACCATGAAACGGCACTCCCCAAGGACAACGCTTAGTGCGGACGGCGTGTTGTCTCGGCCTCTGACTCCAATTCGAACAATGTATTCTCCCGGAGGCACGTTCAACGCCAGATCGAATCGAAGTTGAGCGCAACCGACGCCCGCATCCTCACCGCCTCTCCCAAAGCCCCAGCGAGCAGGTTCGCAGTTCTCCTCGAACACCACGAATCCATCCCGCAGCCGCAGAAGCTGGAACACCGCCACCGAACCGGCCGTCGCAGCGACTTCATCGCACACCACGGCGATGCGCTCACAGGACACGAATGAAAGCGACGGCTCTCCACGCGAATTGAACATGGATATCGTCATTTCGCGCCGTGTGACGGAGTCTGAACCGTTACGGCCCGTCGACGCTGGAAAACACGCGCGGTGATAATGCGACACGGCCTCTGTCGCACCACCGGTAAAAGTGGTTCGCCCGCGATCGAGCACAACGGCACGATCGCAAAAACCAGTCACGGCATTCAGATCGTGCGAAACGAGTATGACGGCAACACCCTGCTGTCGGAACTGTCGCATCCGGTCCATGCACTTGGCACGGAACACCCGATCCCCGACCGACAGAACCTCGTCGACCAGGAGCACATCGGGCTCGACATGCGCCGCGACAGCGAAGCCCAGTCGTGCGTACATCCCGCTTGAATATCGCTTGAGCGGTGTATCCAGAAACGGCGCAATGCCGGCGAATTCGACGATGTCATTGAATATCCGCCGCGACTGAGAACGTCCGATGCCCAGCACCGATGCGTTCAAATGAATGTTCTCTCGACCGGTCAGATCAGGATGAAATCCGGCACCCACTTCGATGAGCGCGGAAATTCTACCTCGCACCACGATCCGTCCACGCGTCGGCGGCATGATTCCCGACAACAACTTCAGCGCGGTGCTTTTGCCAGCGCCGTTCGGCCCGATGATCGCGAGCGCTTCGCCCTGTGCAACTTGAAATGTCAGGTCCTCAAGCGCCCAGAACGCGCCAGCGTCCGCGACTTCGCCCGTCAGCCCCATCGCACGATTTGTCCGAATGAGTCCGCGCAGCGAACTTCGGCTCGTGCCGCGGCGAAAGCGCTTCGCGACATGCTCGACCTCAATAGCGCTGCCCGACTGCAAGCCCGTTCCTCCGATTCCGCCGCTAGATCATCTCCGCAAACTCGTGCTCACGCCGTCGAAACCACGCCCAACCCGCCAGCAGCACGCAGATCGATACCACCGCTGCCGATCCAAACGCCACATCCAACGGAGATCGACCGTGTATCAGGCAGTCACGGTAGCCTCGAATGATCGGCGTCATCGGGTTCATCTGAATCAGCATCCGCTTCCAGCCCGAAGCGGCTTCCAGTTGATAGATCACGCAGGTGATGAACATCCAGAGCTGAATGACAGAACGAAAAAGAAAGCCAACGTCCCGATAGAATAGATTCGCCATCGACAGAACAAGGCCCAGCCCCGTCATGAGGACAATCTGAACGCCGACCACAACCGGCAGATACATCACGGCGGCGCTCAACTCATACTGCCAGCCGTTCTCCTGAAAATGCTGAATAGCGACGTAGCACGCGAGCACACCCAGCCCCACCAGGAAGTCGACAAACGCGCTGATCACGGCCGAGATCGGAAAAACCTCGCGAGGGAAATATATCTTCGTCACCAGCGGTCGGTTCGCGACAAGCGAGCCAATCGAGTTCGAAAGCCCGTTCGCAAAAAACGTCCACGGAACAAGCCCGCAGAATGCAAACAGCCCGTAAGGCAATGACGCACTGCCCGTCAGCTTCGCCTTGTCAACCTGCACGACCTGGTTAAACACGAAACCGAAGATCACCATCATCGCGACGGCCGGAAGCACCGCCCACGCGGCCCCGAGCAGCGAATGTTTATAACGAACACGGATATCACGCCAAGCCAGCATCCACATCAGCTCGCGATAATGCCACAACAATGCAATCCGCGATCGCGGCGCGCCAATATGCAAATACCCAGTTCGCGAGATCGTTGTCATCGATTGGCTCAGTGAATCTCATCGCCCGGCCGAAGCGAAGCGTCGCGGCGCATTTGCCGTTTCCCCAACGTCGGGATCCTCGCTGCTCGCCTCCGTCTGATCAGCCAGCGCGATGTACCGGTCCGCCAATTGGGTGACCATCGACTGCATTGCAAAATCGCGAATCACCCGCTCACGGCTCGCTCGCGCCATCTCAATGCCAACAGCCGGCCGAGCGACCAGATGACTGACCGCCAGCGCCAACGACGCGGGATCCCCCGCCGGAACAAGCATCCCCGTGCGGCCGTCCTCAACAACCTCCGAATTGCCCCCCGCATTCGAAGCAGCCACAGCTAGCCCGCAAGACATCGCTTCAAGCAATGAATTGGAAAGCCCCTCGGATATCGATGGCTGCACAAACAAATCAGCCGCTTGGTACCAGGACACCGGATCGTCCGCCTCCCCGACAAATCGAATATCGATGTCCTCCAGCCGTTCGTTCGCCCATCGACTGAGGAGCCCGCCCATCCCATCCGCCCCCACAAATACGAAACAGGCTTGTTCCGCAACGGCGCCCATTCGTCCGATCGCTTCCAGAAGAATCGATTGTCCTTTGATCGGCTTCAGATTGCCGAGGCAGAGCACAACCGCTTTGTCCACCGGCAAACCCAGATCCCGACGCACCGCGATCCGATCAATCGCCGGTGCGAATCGCTCGGTATCCACGCCGTTTCGAACCACGCCGAACGCGTCCGCTGGCAGATTCAATTCGTTGGCGATCGCCCGGGCGGCGGTACATCCGACAGCCCATCGGTCGTCACAGCGCAGAAGCGCCTCGCGGTAAACCTTGCGGCGCACGCCCTGAAATTCCCCAATGCCGGTTTGAAATCCGTGAAAGCTACAGGCGATGCGGGCCTCGCCATACAGCTCGACCGCCATCAGTGAATCCAGCAGCAGCGACATCCCGCGAACATGAACGACGTCCACGGATTGCTCCGCGAGGATCCCCGCCAGCACGCGCGACCAATTGCGCGACTTGAGCGCCGCAGACTGGCGCACAATGGTCACGCATGGGTCGATTCGCTGGACAAGTGCCTCATTCTCGTCACTCCAGTCAAGCACCACCACCACATGCCGAAACCGGTCTTCCAGAAGGCCGTTCACCGCATGGATCAGTTGCAATTCCAGTCCGCCGCGGCCAAGCCGCCAGACCGGGTGGCAGACCGTGATCGGGCCCGAAGCCGGATTCGAGTCGATCAACGTGGATCGTGAATCTTGCGACAAACCGTTCTGCGCGACCAACGTCGCGGCGGGTGCTTTCGGCATGGAGACTCCCGGGCGCCGACACGTCAGCGAACGCATCAACGCATGATGACTCCTTTACCTATCGGCGAAGTGGGAACCATGCGGCGAGCGGAGCGGCCGGAGGGCCCGGCCTGCCTGAATTGCCGCCTATGCAAATACCGGCGCATGCGAAGCATCGCCGACGAGGTGCATCAGAAGCGCATTTGTTGCGCCTTCCTTGTCCAGACGCGTGCCAGCGACCACGACAATCAGATCCCCCGGTGATACATGACCGGCCGCGATCAGCTTCTCATCAAGTTCACTCAGCATCTGAAGAATTCTCACCGGTCGCGTCGCGCGTATCGGCGTCACCCCATAGTACATCGACATGCGCCGGCAAACGTGCAGATCCGGCGAAAGCCCGATCACCGGCGTGTTCAGCCGCGTCTTGCTCAACAGCCGGCCCGTGTTGCCCGTATCCGTCCAGACTGCCACAAGCTTGGCATCCAGTTCGCGGGACAGAAGACTCGCGCCATGCGCGACCGCCGTGGTGATCCGCCGAAGTGTGCGAGAGGCGTCCACCCGCGCGGATTCGTTCCGATCCCGAAGATAACGCTCCGTCTCGCGAGCAATGTCGCACATCACTCGCACCGCCTCGACCGGGTACTTGCCGACCGACGTCTCCGCACTAAGCATGATCGCGTCGCCGCCATCAAGGATCGCGTTGGCGACGTCGCTCACCTCCGCCCGGGTCGCCACGGCGTTCTCCACCATCGATTGCAGCATCTGGGTCGCGACGATCACCGGCTTGCCGGCGTTCTGGCACATCCGCACGATCTTCTTCTGCAACACCGGAACCTGCGCGAGTTCCGTCTCCACCCCGAGATCGCCGCGTGCCACCATCACGACATCCGCCGCCTCGATGATCTCCTCCAGATGGCCGATCGCCGCCATCGTCTCGATTTTTGCAACAACCCGGATTTCGCTGCCCGACAGCGGCAGGAGCCCGTGCAATTCCTGAAGGTCGGCAGCGCTTCGCACAAATGACAACGCGACATAATCCAGCTTATTCTCAAGAGCCCACGCAAGGTCCTGCCTGTCCTTGTCAGTCATCGCGGACATCTGAAGATCACTATCCGGCAGGTTCAACCCCTTGCGCGTCCGGATGACTCCACCCACTTCCACTCGACACGTCAGCAGGTCCGCGCCCGCCGACTCCACGCGAAGCCGCACCGACCCATCGTCGATCAATACGCGATGTCCTGCCTTTACTTCGCTGACCAGTTCAGAACGATTGGTCGAAATCCGCGTCGCATTACCCACGACATGTCCGTTGACGATCGCGATCTGATCCCCGCGATGAACCTCGAACCCATCGGCCTCAACAGCGTCGATACGAATCTTCGGACCGCAGAGATCACCCAGCACCGCAGCCATCGAGCCCGTCTGCTCGCAGGCCGTGCGAATGTTCGCCAGTGTTCGCGCATGCTGTTCGAGGTTGCCGTGCGAGAAATTGATCCGGAACACATCGACACCTGCATCAATCAGTTGTTTCAGAATCTCCACGGTGTCCGTGGCCGGTCCGAGCGTCGCGACAATCTTGGTCTGAATCATTTGCTGCATTTCTCTATCCGAGCCGAACCGACGCAATTCGCCGGACGCACGGCCGCGTTTGCCACGGGCTCGCCAATCGAATCGTCCATTCACACCGAAGCATTGGGCCGCTCACCGCCTCAGGAAGTGGTCCATGAGTTCATGACCAAGTGCCACATGAAAATCACTCTCCAAAGCCGCGCGTTCGCTAAATGCGCGCTTCAGAATGCCTGCCGGAACATCCGTTCCCGCCATGCAGAACGGCGGAGGAACATCCGTATGCGTTCGATGAGCCACCGGCGTCGGATGATCCGGCGCAATCAGGATGCGCCACCTTTCGAAACTCCGCAGCTTCTCCAGAACTGGGCCGACGATATGCTCGTCGATCCGCTCCAGCGCCTCCAGTTTTGCCGCCGCATCACCCATGTGACCCGCTTCGTCCGGAGCCTCGATGTGAACCGCGACCAGGTCGTACGCATCCAGGGCCTCCACCGCGTAGCGTCCCTTGGCGACATAATCCGTATCGATATAGCCTGTTGCCCCAGGCACGTCGATCACCGACCAACCGACAAGACGGCCCAGCCCGCGGATCAGGTCCACGGCCGCGATCACCGCGCCGCGAACCCCGAAACGCTGCTTGAAGCGCGGCAGAATCGGTACCATCCCCTGGCCCCACAGCCAGATGTCCGTTGCGGGCACCTCGCCAAGATCGGCGCGAACTTTGTTCACATCGTGTCCCGCCACGATGGGTCGGGCCCGATCCATGATCTCGCGAATCAGCCGCCCGCCCCGGCCGCTCGGCCAGTAGTCCGCGATTGGCTCATTCGGAATGTCATGCGGCGCCGCGCATTGTGCCGTCATTGCGGTCTCGTCCCGAATCACCATCAGATTGCGATACGACACCCCCGGATAAAACCTCACTCCCAGATCGTCCATCGCCGCATTCAACGATTCGATGATCTGAGCCGCCTCAGCTGAACGAATATGACCAGCCGTGAAATCGCTCATGTCTCCGTTCGTCACATTCACGAGATTGCAGCGGAAAATGATGTCATCCGGCTGAAGTGGCAGCTTCCTTGCGACCGCTTCAATCGGCGCTCGGCCTGAATAAAACTCACGAACGTCATATCCCAGAAGCGACATGGTCGCGACATCGCTGCCTGGTGCGAAAGACTCCGGAACGGTACGAACCGTTCCGATCCGGCCTTCCTCCACGATTGAGTCGATATTTGGAATGCGGGCGGCTTCCAGCGGAGTCTTCCCGCCGAACTGCTCAAGCGGTTCGTCGGCTGCTCCGTCAGGTAAGATGATGGCGTACTTCGTCTGCACGGCGGCGATCCCATCCTTGGCTTGGTCAACTTGACGTGAGTATATCCCCGAAGCGCCGATCGAACAGTACATCAATTGACTCGGAACAAACGCACGACTGATCGCGGGCGACAGCATGGCCCATCTTTCGTTATCATCTCCATCAATGCCTCCGGTCGAAGTCAATACACTCCACTTCGCTGCAAAGCGTTTCACCGATACGCCCTTCCCGCCATATCGGTTCATCCCGGGACGCCACCCACACCCGATCGCCCACCCGCAAGGACACAGCCATCGCCCGCCAGGGCAACCCGAACCGAGCGTCGAACCGGTTCCACCGGAGCGCTGGCCACAATCACAACCGTACCTGTTCGGCTGCGATCTCTACAACCACGGATTCTGGTGGGAGTCACACGAAGCATGGGAAGGTCTCTGGCGCGTCGTGCCCGCCGATAGCGCGCGGCGAAGGTATCTGCAGGGGATCATCCAGATCGCGGCGATACACCTGCAGCTCTTTCAAGGTCATGCCGAGGGAGTCGCGCGGCTGCGAATAACCAGCCGGGAACATCTCGCAGCCGCGGCGGCCGCGCAAGGCCAACAATTGCCTTTCATGGGAATTGATATACTCGAATTGCAACGGCGAATCGACGATTACTGCGAGCGAGTGCTGGATGCGAAGATGCCTCCGCCGTGGCACCTTCCGAGATTCTTCCCCTACATCATTCCGTCAGAACGGTTTCCTTGACCACTTCCTCGATCGTCGTGACGCCGTCGAATATCGCCAGAAGACCGCTCTCACGCAGCGTGCGCATGCCGTTCTTGCATGCGGCCTCCATGAGCACGTTGGTGGACGCCCCCTGCATGACCAGGTCTCGAAGGTGATCGTCGAAGACCATGATCTCGTAAATGCCGACCCGGCCGCGATAACCGGTGCCATTGCAATAGTCGCAGCCCTTGCCGAAGTAGAACTTTCGATCCGCCACATCCACCGGCTTGAGGTGCAGTTCCATAAGCTGCTCCTCAGTCGGAGTGTACTCCTGCTTGCACTGCTTGCAGATACGTCGCGCCAGTCGCTGCGCAACGATCGCCTCGAAAGTCGCCGTAATAAGGAAGGGCTCCACACCCAGGTCCAGCAATCGCGCGACCGCGGAGGGCGCGTCGTTCGTGTGAAGTGTTGTGAACACAAGGTGTCCGGTCAGGGCGGCCTGGATCGAAATCTGCGCCGTCTCCAGGTCGCGAACTTCACCGACAAGAATGATGTCCGGGTCCTGTCGAAGGAAGCTTCGCAGCGCACGGCCGAACGTCAGCCCCGTCTCATTGTTGACCTGAACCTGCACAATGCCGTCAATGTCGTATTCAACCGGGTCCTCGACCGTGAGAATCTTCGTATCAATCGAGTTCAGCGAGTTCAACGCGGCGTACAGCGTGGTCGTTTTGCCCGAGCCGGTCGGACCGGTGTTCACCACGATCCCGTGAGGTCGATCAATCACCGACCGAAACGTCTTCAGGTCGTCCTCGC is drawn from Phycisphaerae bacterium and contains these coding sequences:
- a CDS encoding proprotein convertase P-domain-containing protein; this translates as MSTTRLIPVGLSSVVIMLFAVIVPVKADHWISASAPAKADTPPPDSAQRPAALVAENTAAVLRFTVRTPGIRVTSFKSADGEFVRINWPDAAVFGQEGEPAIPVFRRLIVVPENAVVTASATISVEPTLIEASVLGGAFRVEPVRAPIPKLPGAADAARLAPDAAIYGADADLPTERISLSEAGMASSRRLMLVEVRPVAYNPVRQTVRVYPELAIEISFGGVAPGTTQEALPGGLDRVVLNPSPEGLPRDPGKNFLIVVANAFAGDIAEFVNAKEAQGNKVFVYIAAPGATAAQIKTYIQNQYASPENRPDFVLLIGDTNTIPNWTGGGDGAPPTDLPYTCMDGAADWYPDIAIGRFPVRSSAQLADVIEKTLYFENGPLADPTYLSRAVFMASQDNYTVSEGTHEYCITNYMDPFNIESDRLYSHTYNATTQQVRNAFNAGRLYGIYSGHGGDFEWADGPPFTQADVNGLFNAGMYSFVCSFACVTGNYTQTECFSETWLLAPHKGAAAIWASSVNSYWTEDDVLQRTLFSVLFDDYIREIGLSFNQARARYLTQMGAGSTTRRYFEMYNLMGDPSLYIVEAEAALRVSPSGEIRSAGPEGGPFAPALFEFTLRNVSDNPIEYEVAPSDWLYVQRGDSTGTLQPGESIPITIGLSPETASLPIGIHSARVSFINQTNHIGDAFRDVYLEVGRFAFSSMDVPKPILDNATAASVLNVDQQVCVGDVNVDVNITHTYIGDLLIRLQSPRGTVVALHNRTGGGTDNLVVTYDDEGLAPDGPGVLANFIRESAFGTWTLTVADQAGGDTGTLNGWTLRILPLGDICPPLAHDVSVQTSVNLPVLFELSGETESAEPLAFVIESLPQHGVILDVEAAMLVPAVPYELIDHGRLLRYRAANGYQGPDQFTYRVYDVATGSSEIATVSISVGGPQRLYQFPLDTNPGWTTTGQWQFGQPLGQGSHNPDPLAGFTGVNVYGYNLSGDYPNSMSSTLYLTTTAINCSGASDVALKFRRWLGVESATYDHANIQVSNNGSTWTNVWDHTGAALAETEWSLQSYSISAIADGRPSVYVRWGMGPTDSSITYSGWNIDDVEIWGVVPGPILGDMNCDGVLDPGDIDPFVLALLDKDAYLAVYPSCNIDLADTNADLSLSGSDVSSFVQLLLGS
- a CDS encoding DUF309 domain-containing protein — translated: MPPVEVNTLHFAAKRFTDTPFPPYRFIPGRHPHPIAHPQGHSHRPPGQPEPSVEPVPPERWPQSQPYLFGCDLYNHGFWWESHEAWEGLWRVVPADSARRRYLQGIIQIAAIHLQLFQGHAEGVARLRITSREHLAAAAAAQGQQLPFMGIDILELQRRIDDYCERVLDAKMPPPWHLPRFFPYIIPSERFP
- a CDS encoding glycosyltransferase family 4 protein, which codes for MPKAPAATLVAQNGLSQDSRSTLIDSNPASGPITVCHPVWRLGRGGLELQLIHAVNGLLEDRFRHVVVVLDWSDENEALVQRIDPCVTIVRQSAALKSRNWSRVLAGILAEQSVDVVHVRGMSLLLDSLMAVELYGEARIACSFHGFQTGIGEFQGVRRKVYREALLRCDDRWAVGCTAARAIANELNLPADAFGVVRNGVDTERFAPAIDRIAVRRDLGLPVDKAVVLCLGNLKPIKGQSILLEAIGRMGAVAEQACFVFVGADGMGGLLSRWANERLEDIDIRFVGEADDPVSWYQAADLFVQPSISEGLSNSLLEAMSCGLAVAASNAGGNSEVVEDGRTGMLVPAGDPASLALAVSHLVARPAVGIEMARASRERVIRDFAMQSMVTQLADRYIALADQTEASSEDPDVGETANAPRRFASAGR
- a CDS encoding ABC transporter permease, with protein sequence MTTISRTGYLHIGAPRSRIALLWHYRELMWMLAWRDIRVRYKHSLLGAAWAVLPAVAMMVIFGFVFNQVVQVDKAKLTGSASLPYGLFAFCGLVPWTFFANGLSNSIGSLVANRPLVTKIYFPREVFPISAVISAFVDFLVGLGVLACYVAIQHFQENGWQYELSAAVMYLPVVVGVQIVLMTGLGLVLSMANLFYRDVGFLFRSVIQLWMFITCVIYQLEAASGWKRMLIQMNPMTPIIRGYRDCLIHGRSPLDVAFGSAAVVSICVLLAGWAWFRRREHEFAEMI
- a CDS encoding cofactor-independent phosphoglycerate mutase; the protein is MYCSIGASGIYSRQVDQAKDGIAAVQTKYAIILPDGAADEPLEQFGGKTPLEAARIPNIDSIVEEGRIGTVRTVPESFAPGSDVATMSLLGYDVREFYSGRAPIEAVARKLPLQPDDIIFRCNLVNVTNGDMSDFTAGHIRSAEAAQIIESLNAAMDDLGVRFYPGVSYRNLMVIRDETAMTAQCAAPHDIPNEPIADYWPSGRGGRLIREIMDRARPIVAGHDVNKVRADLGEVPATDIWLWGQGMVPILPRFKQRFGVRGAVIAAVDLIRGLGRLVGWSVIDVPGATGYIDTDYVAKGRYAVEALDAYDLVAVHIEAPDEAGHMGDAAAKLEALERIDEHIVGPVLEKLRSFERWRILIAPDHPTPVAHRTHTDVPPPFCMAGTDVPAGILKRAFSERAALESDFHVALGHELMDHFLRR
- a CDS encoding ATP-binding cassette domain-containing protein; this translates as MGLTGEVADAGAFWALEDLTFQVAQGEALAIIGPNGAGKSTALKLLSGIMPPTRGRIVVRGRISALIEVGAGFHPDLTGRENIHLNASVLGIGRSQSRRIFNDIVEFAGIAPFLDTPLKRYSSGMYARLGFAVAAHVEPDVLLVDEVLSVGDRVFRAKCMDRMRQFRQQGVAVILVSHDLNAVTGFCDRAVVLDRGRTTFTGGATEAVSHYHRACFPASTGRNGSDSVTRREMTISMFNSRGEPSLSFVSCERIAVVCDEVAATAGSVAVFQLLRLRDGFVVFEENCEPARWGFGRGGEDAGVGCAQLRFDLALNVPPGEYIVRIGVRGRDNTPSALSVVLGECRFMVTGPVRSGGVIEVSPRFEATAH
- the pyk gene encoding pyruvate kinase; translation: MQQMIQTKIVATLGPATDTVEILKQLIDAGVDVFRINFSHGNLEQHARTLANIRTACEQTGSMAAVLGDLCGPKIRIDAVEADGFEVHRGDQIAIVNGHVVGNATRISTNRSELVSEVKAGHRVLIDDGSVRLRVESAGADLLTCRVEVGGVIRTRKGLNLPDSDLQMSAMTDKDRQDLAWALENKLDYVALSFVRSAADLQELHGLLPLSGSEIRVVAKIETMAAIGHLEEIIEAADVVMVARGDLGVETELAQVPVLQKKIVRMCQNAGKPVIVATQMLQSMVENAVATRAEVSDVANAILDGGDAIMLSAETSVGKYPVEAVRVMCDIARETERYLRDRNESARVDASRTLRRITTAVAHGASLLSRELDAKLVAVWTDTGNTGRLLSKTRLNTPVIGLSPDLHVCRRMSMYYGVTPIRATRPVRILQMLSELDEKLIAAGHVSPGDLIVVVAGTRLDKEGATNALLMHLVGDASHAPVFA